TTCGGCGAGGGCATGGAGGGCGACGGTCGTCTTGCCGCCTCCTTCGGGGCCGAAGATTTCGACGATCCGCCCCCGAGGAAGACCTCCGATGCCGAGGGCGACGTCGAGAGGGAGAATTCCCGTCGAGATGACATCCACCGTGGCCTTCTCCTGGGAGCCGAGGCGCATGATGGCTCCGTCTCCGAACTTGCCCTTGATGTCTTTGAGGGCCTCGTCAAGGATATCCTCACGCGTGAGTTGAACTTTCTTGGCCACCTGGGGCCACCTCCTTCAGGTCGAACACCCTCAGGGGACGGTAAAGCGGCCCCTGAGGCCTCAACGTACTGCTCATCAGGCTCAGGCTTTTCACGGCCCACTCGCCCCAGAAACGGTCGGGCAGAAGGGAGAGAATCTCCTGTCCGTCGCTTTTTTGTCCCTCTCGGAACCGGGCCAGGGTGAGATGGGGTGAGAAGGGACGCCGCTCGGGAGGAAGTCCGGCGGCGACGGCGGCCCCCTCCCCCCTGCGGGCCAGTTCGATCAGGCCGTCCGCGACGGGAGAAAGGCCGATCCATAGGACGCGGGGAGCGCCTCGGGACGGGAAAAGCCCCCGCCCCCGAAGGCGAAGGAAGAAGGGGGAGAGAGGATCACGGCGGAGGCTTTCGCCCAGATAGCCCTCGATCACCGCCCTTTCGCGGGAGGTGATCTCTCCGTAAAAACGCAGCGTGACGTGAAGGGATTCGACGGCGACGGGACGGAGGGCGCGTGGAAGGACCGCGGCGGCCCTTCCTATTTCCTCTTTGATTTTCTCGTCGATGGCGACGGCGAGGAAGCATCTCCGGCGGTCCTCCAAGGCGTCAACTCCGTTCAAGGGTTCGCCAGAGGGCTTCGAGGCCGACGGCGACGGTGGCGGAACGGATGGTCGCCCGATCAAAGCCGGAAAAGGTCCGCAAGAAGGCGCCGCTCCCCTCGCCCGTCGCCACGCCGAACCAGACGGTGCCGACGGGCTTTTCGGGCGAGCCCCCTCCCGGCCCGGCGACGCCCGTCACGGCGAGGGCCAGAGTGCTGCCGTAGAGGGTCCGGGCGCCCGCAGCCATGGCCCGCGCCGTCTCGGCGCTGACGGCCCCTTTTGCGGAGAGGATCTCATCGGAGACGGAGAGGAGGGCCTTTTTGGCTCCGTCGGCGTAACAGACGGCACTGCCCAGGAAGATATCCGACGAACCGGCCAGGGACGTAAGGGCACCGCCGATGAGGCCGCCCGTACAGGACTCGGCGCAGGCGACGGTCGCCTGCCGACGACGGGCCGAGAGGAGAAGGGCCTCCTCCGCCGAGAGAACGCCTCGCGGGAGGATGTCGCCCCCAAAGAGCCGATCGAGGGCCTCGTCGAGAGACGCGCCTTCGTTTTCGAAGGCGATGCGGATCGGATGGGGCCAGGGCCCCGTCACGAAAGGCTCTCCCCAGGCCGATCCCAGAGCCAGGAGGCGCTGCCGGACGAGGCTTTCCGTCCAGCCCAGGACGAGACGGCCCATCTCAGCCCCCGAAGAAGGCCGCCAAGCCGCCCTGAAGATAGAGCCAGCGCAGCGCAAGCAGAAGGCCGGCCGTCATGAGACCGCCGACGAGGTCGTCGGCCATGATCCCGACCCCTCCGGGCAGCCTCTCGGCCGCGTTGACGGGAAAGGGCTTGAGGATGTCGACGACGCGGAAGAGGAAGAGGGCCGGAAGGGCCATGGCCTGGGGCGTCAGGATCAGCGCCGTCCAGAGTCCGGCCACCTCGTCGATGACGATTTCGCCCGGATCGTCCCGTCCCATGTCCCGGGCACAGCGATGGGCGGCCCATGTCCCGGCGAGAATGACGAGAGGCAGGAGCCGGAGGAGGGGGGGAAAGAGGAGGACGGGGAGGAAGGCGGCCACGGAACCCACCGTGCCGGGCATGGAGGTCAGCCGTCCCAGCCCCCCGAGGGTGGCGATGTGAAAGGCCGTTCTGGAAGGTTCTGTCATGAGGGATTCACCTCTCCGATAAGGTCGTGATCCAAGGCCTCCGTGACGGTGACGGGAACGACGGCCCCGAGGGCAAGCCCTTTCGTCCGGATTTCGACCTCACCGTCCACTTCGGGAGCGTCGCGGAAGGAGCGCCCCCAGGCCAGGCCTTTCTCATCGTCGATCCGCTCGACGAGGACATCGAGAACGCGGCCGACGAAGTTCCGCTGACGCCTGAGGGAGATATCGAGCTGAAGGGCCATGAGGCGGTCGAGGCGCCCCTGGGCGACGGCCTTCGACGGCCTTCGGGGCAACCTGGCCGCCGCCGTTCCCTCTTCGGGCCAGAAAGAGAAGGCTCCGACCCGATCCAGTTCGTGCTCTTCGAGAAAGGCCAGGAGCCGGGAGAAGGCCCTCTCGCCCTCTCCGGGGAAACCGGTGATGAAGGTCGTCCTCAGGGCGAAATCGCTGCGGAGGGATCGGGCGTAGCGGAGGAGAGCTCCCGCCCTCTCTCCCGTCACGTTCCGGTTCATGGCCGCCAGGATGGCGTCGTCGACATGCTGCAGAGGCATGTCCAGATAGGGAAGAAGCTGACGCCCCGAGGCCATGCGCTCCAGAAGGGACTCGTCGACGCCGTGGGGGTGGAGATAGTGAAGGCGAAGCCAGAGATGGCGGGGAAGATCATCCATGAGGGCATCGAGGAGATCGGCCAGCCTCATGGCCCCCAGATCTCGGCCCCATGCCGTGGGATCCTGGGCGATGAGGCAGATCTCTCTCGCTCCCTCGTCGACGAGGCGGTGGGCCTCATCGACGATGTCCCTCAGGGAGCGGCTGCGAAAGGGCCCTCTGATGGAGGGAATGGTGCAGTAGGTGCAACGGTTGTCGCAGCCCTCGGCGATTTTGAGGTAGCGGCTCCAGGGGGCGGAACCGGGAAGAAGGGAGCGCCTCGCCCTCGCCTCGATGCCGAGGGCATGAAGGACCGAGTCCCAATCCTCGGCCGGAGCCCAGATGTCGACTTGGGGAAGCTCGCGACGAAGCTCCTCTCCGTAGCGATTGAAGAGACAGCCCAGAAGTCCGATGCGGCCCACTTCTCCCCGAGCCTTCAGTTCCTCCAGATCGAAACAGGCGGCCAGGCTTTCCTCGACGGCGGGCCGGATGAAACTGCAGCTGTTGATGAGAGCCACATCGGCTCCCTGCGGTTCATCGACGATCTCGGCGCCGGCGGCCCTCAGGCGGCCGACGAGGTTCTCGCTGTCGACCTGGTTTTTGGCGCAGCCCAACGAGAGAAGAAAGACCTTCATGCTCCCCTTCCTTTCATCGCGGCAGGCCTAGATCCGTTTCATGGGCTGGCCGGGCACGACGAGGTAGGTGACGACGTCGGCTCGATTATGGAGGGGGGCGGCCGTCTCCTCTCGCCAGTGGACGTCGAC
The DNA window shown above is from Aminithiophilus ramosus and carries:
- the thpR gene encoding RNA 2',3'-cyclic phosphodiesterase — translated: MNGVDALEDRRRCFLAVAIDEKIKEEIGRAAAVLPRALRPVAVESLHVTLRFYGEITSRERAVIEGYLGESLRRDPLSPFFLRLRGRGLFPSRGAPRVLWIGLSPVADGLIELARRGEGAAVAAGLPPERRPFSPHLTLARFREGQKSDGQEILSLLPDRFWGEWAVKSLSLMSSTLRPQGPLYRPLRVFDLKEVAPGGQESSTHA
- a CDS encoding CinA family protein; translation: MGRLVLGWTESLVRQRLLALGSAWGEPFVTGPWPHPIRIAFENEGASLDEALDRLFGGDILPRGVLSAEEALLLSARRRQATVACAESCTGGLIGGALTSLAGSSDIFLGSAVCYADGAKKALLSVSDEILSAKGAVSAETARAMAAGARTLYGSTLALAVTGVAGPGGGSPEKPVGTVWFGVATGEGSGAFLRTFSGFDRATIRSATVAVGLEALWRTLERS
- a CDS encoding phosphatidylglycerophosphatase A family protein; this encodes MTEPSRTAFHIATLGGLGRLTSMPGTVGSVAAFLPVLLFPPLLRLLPLVILAGTWAAHRCARDMGRDDPGEIVIDEVAGLWTALILTPQAMALPALFLFRVVDILKPFPVNAAERLPGGVGIMADDLVGGLMTAGLLLALRWLYLQGGLAAFFGG
- the rimO gene encoding 30S ribosomal protein S12 methylthiotransferase RimO; the protein is MKVFLLSLGCAKNQVDSENLVGRLRAAGAEIVDEPQGADVALINSCSFIRPAVEESLAACFDLEELKARGEVGRIGLLGCLFNRYGEELRRELPQVDIWAPAEDWDSVLHALGIEARARRSLLPGSAPWSRYLKIAEGCDNRCTYCTIPSIRGPFRSRSLRDIVDEAHRLVDEGAREICLIAQDPTAWGRDLGAMRLADLLDALMDDLPRHLWLRLHYLHPHGVDESLLERMASGRQLLPYLDMPLQHVDDAILAAMNRNVTGERAGALLRYARSLRSDFALRTTFITGFPGEGERAFSRLLAFLEEHELDRVGAFSFWPEEGTAAARLPRRPSKAVAQGRLDRLMALQLDISLRRQRNFVGRVLDVLVERIDDEKGLAWGRSFRDAPEVDGEVEIRTKGLALGAVVPVTVTEALDHDLIGEVNPS